The following are encoded together in the Pygocentrus nattereri isolate fPygNat1 chromosome 3, fPygNat1.pri, whole genome shotgun sequence genome:
- the LOC108429232 gene encoding C-C chemokine receptor type 3-like isoform X2 gives MENATSTLSANYNFSSTLSWRTTSEMMRDSTTDVFSTLDYSGYYIDDLENHAPCKYGNHANNFLPVLYSLFFVVGFLGNVLVVWVILVGAQLKSMTDVCLLNLALADLLLVFTFPFLAHYANHDWSFGNAMCNIVLGIYYVGFYGGIFFIMLMSVDRYLAVVHAVFALRVRNKLCGILASVVIWIISVASSFPELGYLQIEKYRNEVLCSAYPNDDNSHYWKIVGLFKMNVLGLLIPLSIVGFCYSMVLRRLLTVRAGKKHAVRLVIVVVVVFFCCWTPYNIAAFLKGLELKKVIETNCESSKAILWSLQISEAVAYSHSCLNPFLYVFVGEKFKRHLIRLLRRTPCIKVKFMKDYLTQAAGSVYSQTTSLDERSTHI, from the exons ATGGAGAATGCGACTAGTACTCTCAG TGCCAATTACaatttcagttccaccttatcATGGAGAACAACAAGTGAGATGATGAGAGATTCCACAACTGATGTATTCAG CACCTTGGACTACTCCGGTTATTATATTGATGATTTGGAAAACCATGCACCCTGTAAATATGGAAACCATGCAAACAATTTCCTACCAGTGCTCTATTCCCTGTTCTTTGTGGTGGGCTTCCTTGGCAATGTGCTCGTTGTGTGGGTCATCCTGGTGGGTGCTCAGCTGAAAAGCATGACAGATGTTTGCCTTCTGAACCTGGCCCTAGCTGACCTGCTCCTGGTTTTTACTTTTCCCTTTCTGGCCCATTATGCTAACCATGACTGGAGTTTTGGGAATGCCATGTGCAACATAGTCCTCGGCATTTACTATGTTGGGTTTTATGGTGGCATCTTCTTCATTATGCTGATGAGCGTTGACAGATACTTGGCGGTAGTCCATGCTGTGTTTGCTCTGAGGGTCAGAAACAAGTTGTGTGGGATTTTGGCCAGTGTCGTTATCTGGATCATATCTGTTGCATCATCTTTCCCTGAGCTGGGCTACCTTCAGattgaaaaatacagaaatgaagTACTTTGCAGTGCATACCCAAATGATGACAATTCGCATTACTGGAAAATTGTTGGcctgtttaaaatgaatgttttgggCCTGTTGATTCCACTGAGCATCGTGGGATTCTGCTACTCAATGGTGCTACGGAGGCTCCTCACAGTCCGGGCAGGCAAGAAACATGCTGTGCGTCTCGTCATTGTGGTCGTGGTGGTCTTCTTCTGTTGCTGGACACCGTACAACATCGCAGCATTCCTCAAAGGCCTGGAATTGAAGAAAGTCATAGAAACAAATTGCGAGAGCAGCAAGGCAATTCTGTGGAGTCTCCAGATCAGTGAAGCTGTGGCGTACTCACACAGCTGCCTGAATCCCTTCCTCTACGTGTTTGTAGGAGAGAAGTTTAAGAGGCACCTCATCAGGCTCCTGCGTCGCACACCTTGCATCAAGGTGAAGTTCATGAAAGACTACCTGACCCAGGCAGCAGGGTCAGTTTATTCGCAGACAACCAGCTTGGATGAGCGTTCGACTCATATTTAA
- the LOC108429232 gene encoding C-C chemokine receptor type 3-like isoform X1 has product MENATSTLSSANYNFSSTLSWRTTSEMMRDSTTDVFSTLDYSGYYIDDLENHAPCKYGNHANNFLPVLYSLFFVVGFLGNVLVVWVILVGAQLKSMTDVCLLNLALADLLLVFTFPFLAHYANHDWSFGNAMCNIVLGIYYVGFYGGIFFIMLMSVDRYLAVVHAVFALRVRNKLCGILASVVIWIISVASSFPELGYLQIEKYRNEVLCSAYPNDDNSHYWKIVGLFKMNVLGLLIPLSIVGFCYSMVLRRLLTVRAGKKHAVRLVIVVVVVFFCCWTPYNIAAFLKGLELKKVIETNCESSKAILWSLQISEAVAYSHSCLNPFLYVFVGEKFKRHLIRLLRRTPCIKVKFMKDYLTQAAGSVYSQTTSLDERSTHI; this is encoded by the exons ATGGAGAATGCGACTAGTACTCTCAG CAGTGCCAATTACaatttcagttccaccttatcATGGAGAACAACAAGTGAGATGATGAGAGATTCCACAACTGATGTATTCAG CACCTTGGACTACTCCGGTTATTATATTGATGATTTGGAAAACCATGCACCCTGTAAATATGGAAACCATGCAAACAATTTCCTACCAGTGCTCTATTCCCTGTTCTTTGTGGTGGGCTTCCTTGGCAATGTGCTCGTTGTGTGGGTCATCCTGGTGGGTGCTCAGCTGAAAAGCATGACAGATGTTTGCCTTCTGAACCTGGCCCTAGCTGACCTGCTCCTGGTTTTTACTTTTCCCTTTCTGGCCCATTATGCTAACCATGACTGGAGTTTTGGGAATGCCATGTGCAACATAGTCCTCGGCATTTACTATGTTGGGTTTTATGGTGGCATCTTCTTCATTATGCTGATGAGCGTTGACAGATACTTGGCGGTAGTCCATGCTGTGTTTGCTCTGAGGGTCAGAAACAAGTTGTGTGGGATTTTGGCCAGTGTCGTTATCTGGATCATATCTGTTGCATCATCTTTCCCTGAGCTGGGCTACCTTCAGattgaaaaatacagaaatgaagTACTTTGCAGTGCATACCCAAATGATGACAATTCGCATTACTGGAAAATTGTTGGcctgtttaaaatgaatgttttgggCCTGTTGATTCCACTGAGCATCGTGGGATTCTGCTACTCAATGGTGCTACGGAGGCTCCTCACAGTCCGGGCAGGCAAGAAACATGCTGTGCGTCTCGTCATTGTGGTCGTGGTGGTCTTCTTCTGTTGCTGGACACCGTACAACATCGCAGCATTCCTCAAAGGCCTGGAATTGAAGAAAGTCATAGAAACAAATTGCGAGAGCAGCAAGGCAATTCTGTGGAGTCTCCAGATCAGTGAAGCTGTGGCGTACTCACACAGCTGCCTGAATCCCTTCCTCTACGTGTTTGTAGGAGAGAAGTTTAAGAGGCACCTCATCAGGCTCCTGCGTCGCACACCTTGCATCAAGGTGAAGTTCATGAAAGACTACCTGACCCAGGCAGCAGGGTCAGTTTATTCGCAGACAACCAGCTTGGATGAGCGTTCGACTCATATTTAA
- the LOC108429230 gene encoding C-C chemokine receptor type 4-like, giving the protein MAGNETNSHNSELSAGYDDYYSYTGDAAPCNNGNVRDFGRVFLPTLYSIVFIVGFIGNGLVVCVLVKYRQRSNMTDVCLFNLAMSDLLFLISLPFWAHYAALTQWTFGNFMCRAVTLFYMLGFYGSIFFMILMTADRYFVIVHAHSSLFSKHRSVKVGIALAVFMWALSLGASLPTIIFSQVKNESTGLTCKPEYPDPVWRKVSYIELNILGLIIPLSIMVFCYSRIIPTLYSMKSQKRHKAIRLILVLVIVFFIFWTPYNVVTFMHFLHHLEYFQNCQWQHDLGLAMQWVETIAFSHCCLNPIIYAFVGQKFRRLVIKTLKQWFPICFSKCKTITSELSERRSSMYSMRSSEISTTKIVSMTSMDPTEYYYYSEPCVTKMSALNPAVMSALFYLVFALGLFGNCVVLWVLLKVMHLKSMTDVCLLNLALSDLLTVLSLPSWALYNQGHHLGADAVCKAMAGTYHLGFYSGILFVTLMSIDRYLAIVHAVAAMRTRTLRYGVAVSLVIWTISFCAALPEAIFAAMVSEDNTTQCQRIYPAESARTWKLFRNFGENTVGLFISLPITIYCYVRILLVLRKTKNSKRGRAMKLVFAIVSIFVVFWVPYNVAVFLQTLEQLEILQSCEASQQINMALELTETIALVHCCVNPVIYAFVGEKFRKCVAKYLFRIKLYQTTSIHSKASENETSNTPL; this is encoded by the exons AATGTAAGGGATTTTGGCCGAGTCTTCCTCCCCACCCTCTACAGCATAGTCTTCATCGTCGGCTTCATTGGCAATGGCCTGGTTGTATGCGTCCTGGTCAAATACCGCCAAAGATCTAACATGACAGACGTGTGTCTCTTCAACCTGGCAATGTCTGACCTGCTGTTCCTCATATCTCTGCCCTTCTGGGCCCACTATGCCGCCCTCACCCAGTGGACCTTCGGGAATTTCATGTGCCGCGCTGTGACGTTGTTCTACATGCTGGGCTTCTATGGCAGCATCTTCTTCATGATCCTTATGACGGCAGATCGTTACTTTGTCATTGTCCACGCCCACTCCTCCCTTTTTTCCAAGCACCGGTCAGTGAAAGTGGGCATAGCCCTGGCTGTATTTATGTGGGCACTCAGCCTGGGGGCTTCCCTGCCAACCATCATATTTTCCCAAGTAAAGAACGAATCGACTGGACTTACATGCAAACCAGAATACCCTGATCCTGTATGGAGGAAGGTCAGCTACATAGAACTAAACATCCTTGGGTTGATCATCCCACTGTCCATCatggtgttttgttattctcGGATCATCCCCACCTTGTATAGCATGAAATCTCAGAAGAGGCACAAAGCCATCAGGCTCATCCTGGTCTTGGTCATagttttcttcatcttctggaCACCCTACAACGTGGTCACTTTCATGCACTTCCTTCATCACCTTGAGTACTTTCAAAACTGTCAATGGCAGCATGACCTGGGCTTGGCCATGCAGTGGGTGGAAACCATTGCCTTCAGTCATTGCTGCCTCAATCCCATCATCTACGCATTTGTGGGCCAGAAATTCAGGAGATTAGTCATTAAGACCCTGAAACAATGGTTTCCGATTTGCTTCAGCAAGTGCAAAACGATTACCAGTGAGTTGTCTGAGAGGAGGAGCTCCATGTACTCCATGCGCTCCTCAGAAATTTCCACCACAAAGATTGT CAGCATGACCTCAATGGACCCTACAGAGTATTACTATTATTCAGAGCCATGTGTGACCAAGATGTCTGCCCTGAACCcagctgtcatgtctgcccTCTTCTACTTGGTCTTTGCCCTTGGTCTGTTTGGCAACTGCGTAGTCCTGTGGGTCCTCTTGAAGGTGATGCACTTGAAGAGCATGACTGATGTGTGCTTGCTCAACCTGGCACTGTCCGACCTGCTGACCGTCCTGTCCCTGCCTTCATGGGCACTTTACAACCAGGGTCATCACTTAGGTGCCGATGCTGTCTGCAAAGCCATGGCAGGAACCTATCACCTGGGCTTCTACAGTGGGATCCTCTTTGTGACGTTGATGAGCATAGACCGATACCTGGCCATCGTTCATGCTGTGGCAGCTATGAGGACAAGAACGCTACGCTATGGAGTGGCCGTCAGTCTTGTGATCTGGACGATCTCCTTCTGCGCTGCGCTGCCAGAGGCCATTTTCGCTGCTATGGTCTCAGAGGATAACACAACGCAGTGCCAGAGGATATACCCAGCAGAGTCAGCGAGAACATGGAAGCTGTTCCGCAATTTTGGTGAAAATACAGTAGGCCTCTTCATCTCCTTGCCCATCACGATCTATTGCTACGTCCGGATCCTGCTGGTGCTGAGGAAGACAAAAAATTCCAAAAGAGGTCGAGCTATGAAGTTGGTCTTTGCTATCGTCAGCATCTTTGTGGTCTTCTGGGTGCCATACAATGTGGCTGTATTCCTGCAGACCCTCGAGCAGTTGGAAATTTTGCAGTCATGTGAGGCCAGTCAGCAGATCAACATGGCCTTGGAGCTGACTGAGACCATTGCACTAGTCCACTGCTGTGTGAATCCAGTGATCTATGCCTTTGTTGGCGAAAAGTTTAGGAAATGTGTGGCAAAGTATCTGTTCCGTATCAAGCTCTACCAGACCACATCAATTCACTCGAAAGCCTCTGAGAATGAAACATCAAACACACCTTTGTAA